From the Calditrichota bacterium genome, the window TGCTGTTCCGGGAAGTGCAATATCAATACTAAATTCTACTCCCGATACGAACTCTAATTTTAAACTCTGCGCATACTGCTGTGCAATATAATTTGCACCAATTTCATCATGGTCTGTCACGGCAAGGGCTGTCAGACTTTCATTTTCAGCTTTTTGTAGCAGGTCCTCAGGACTCATCGTCCCATCAGAAAAATAAGTATGTGTGTGTAGATCAACTGGCATCAGAGATATCCTAAATCTTTCAAACGCTGGTTTATTTCAGCCGGCATTGTATGCGGTCCATCGCTTTTATCTTTATTTTTGTTGAGATATTCTTCCAGAATATATTCAATTAATTCTTCCAGATTTTTAAAGCTGGTATTCTTTTGATATTCTTTCAGCCTATCTAAAATTTCATCGTTTATTTTACATTCCATTTTATGACTTTCAAAATCTACTTCTTCTCTTAAATTTAGCTTTAATTAATAGTTTTTAATTTATGAAAAGAATCAGACAAAAAAAAAGGCGGATTTAAAATCCGCCCAATTTAAAAGAACTATTTTTGTTATGCTTTTACGATTTTATCTCTGTTACTCAAAACCTCATTTGTGGCATTTCGAGTATCAACAATAAGGTTAGAATGCTCAACAATAAAATCCCACTCATATGCAGAGTGATCGGTTGAAATTAAAACACAATCGTATTTGCCAAGATTTTCCGGTGTAAGGTCAATACTTTTCTTCATGATATCATAATGACGCATATTCGGTAGTTCAGGTACATGAGGATCGTTATAATCAACATCAGCACCTTTTCCTAAAAGAATCTCCATCAATTTAAAAGATGGTGATTCGCGCGGATCATCTATATCTTTTTTGTATGCAGCTCCTAAAACAAGAACTTTTGATCCTTTTAAGCTTTTCCCATGGTCATTCAAAGCATCCATCACCTTGTTAACAACCCAGAAAGGCATATTTGTGTTAACTTCTCCAGCAAGCTCAATGAAACGGGTATTCATCTCATATTCACGCGCTTTCCAGGTAAGGTAAAATGGATCGATTGGAATACAATGTCCGCCAAGACCCGGTCCGGGATAAAACGCCATATAGCCGAAAGGTTTGGTTTTAGCAGCGTTTATTACTTCCCAAACATCAATTCCCATTTTATCAAATATCATTTTCATTTCATTTACAAGTGCAATATTTACACTTCGGAAGATGTTCTCAAGCAATTTTGTCGCTTCTGCTGCCTGGCTGCTGGAAACAGGAACAGTGCTCACAATTACCTGATTGTATAATGCCGCTGCCAATTGACGCGCATATTCTGTATTAGCGCCGACAACTTTAGGTATTGTGTGTGTATTAAAGTTTGGATTGTTAGGATCTTCTCTTTCAGGAGAAAATGCTACCCAGAAATCCGTATCCGCTTTTAAGCCCGACTCTTCAAGAATTGGTTTTAAAACTTCCTCTGTTGTGCCCGGATAGGTTGAACTTTCCAATACAATCAATTGTCCTTTACGAATATTGGGTGCTAAGTTTTTTGCAGTACCAATGATGTAGGACATATCTGGTTCACGGTGTTTTGTCAATGGCGTTGGCACAGCAATAAGGATACAATCTACTTCTTTTATGCGGCTAAAATCAGTAGTAGCTTCAAAAAGATTCGTGTCTCGCACAGCCTTTACTCTGTTTTCATCAATATGCTTTATATAGGATTTTCCATCATTAAGCATAACCACTTTGCGGTCATCAATATCAAAACCAATTGTTTTAATATCACGCTCAACAAACTCCATTAGTAGAGGCAGGCCTACATAACCCAAACCTACAACGCCAACTACAGCTTTTTTATCTTTAATATTGTTTAACAATTCCATGTTTTCCTCTTTTTAGTTATTTTTTTCCGGCCTACCAATTGAAAAATAATCAATTCCGTATTTCTTCATTCTTTTTGGATCATAAATATTACGCCCATCAAAAATGGCTGCTGAGCTCAAAGTTTCCTTTATTAAAAAGAAATCCGGCTCCCGGAATTCGTTCCATTCAGTCATAATAATCAATGCATCAGTTCCATCTAGTGCATCATAACGTTTCTTAAATAATTCCACACCTTTACCAAGGCGGTCTTCATATACGCGATTTGCTTCATTCATGGCTTCAGGATCGTGTGCATGAACTGTTGCGCCTGCCTCATTCAAAGCTTTAATCATTTCTGTTGCCGGGGCTTCGCGCATGTCATCAGTTTTAGGTTTAAATGCTAAACCCCACATGGCAAACTTTTTACCTTTAAGATCGCCGTTAAAATATTCTTTTATTTTATTAAACATTATTGTTTTTTGGCTGGCATTAACTTCTTCAACAGATTTTAAAATGTTTAAGTCTATTCCATTTTCACCTGCAGTTTTAATCAATGCTTTTACATCTTTTGGAAAACAAGAACCACCGTATCCTGTACCAGGAAATATAAAATATGGCCCGATACGCACATCGCTACCAATTCCTTTTCTAACCATTTCCACGTTTGCGCCCACCGTATCACACAAATTTGCTATTTCATTAATAAATGAGATTTTAGTAGCTAGCAATGCATTTGCGGCATACTTGGTCAATTCAGCACTTTTTTCATCCATCACAATAATCGGTTTACCTGTGCGGACAAATGGGGAATATAAATTACGCATAATTTCAGCAGCTTCTTCATTGCTTGTCCCGATAACTACTCGATCAGGCTTCATAAAGTCAGCAATTGCGGCGCCTTCTTTTAAAAACTCAGGATTTGAAACTACAGCAAAGTCAAGATCTGTATATTTAGAGATTTCTGCTGTAACCTTTTCAGCCGTTCCCACCGGAACCGTACTCTTGTCTACAACAACTTTAAAACCATTCATGTTTTGGCCAATACTTTTTGCAACAGCCAGAACATATTGTAAATCGGCAGAACCATCTTCATCAGGCGGAGTTCCGACCGCAATAAAAATTATTTGAGATGACTTAACAGCTGCCTCAATTTCTGTTGTAAAGCTAAGCCTTTCTTCACGCACATTGCGTTTTATCATTTCCTCAAGGCCAGGTTCATAAATAGGCACTTTACCTTTTTTTAAACCATCTATTTTTTCTTTATCAACATCTACACAAACAACTTCATTTCCAGTATCAGAAAAACAAGTGCCCGCCACAAGGCCGACATAACCTGTTCCAACAACCGCAACTTTCATTTAACACTCCTTGCATTTAACTTTTGATTTGATCTGTATTCGGATTCCTCAACCTTTAGTTGAGTCCATTTTGATTTTTTGTCAACTTTTTTATTTGATTTTTAATAAGCTCTTTTACGTCCTTTTTTACCCGGCCTTGAATAGTAATTATGATAGTAATAATAATAGTATGTTCCGTACATTCCACCTACTTCAACACCATTTAACAACGCTCCAAGGATGCGGGCATCAACATTTTCCATAAGCGATTTAGCCCGAACAACTGCATCATAATTTGTCTGTCCGGATTTCACGACCAAAAGAGTGCCATCTACTTTGGTACTTAAAATAGCAGCATCCGTCACAGCAATAATCGGAGGTGTATCAAAAACAACCAGGTCAAAATCACCTTTTAAGCGTTCAATAAGGTCTTCCATATTTTTTGATGAAATCAACTCGGAAGGATTTGGCGGTAATACACCACTTGGAATAATGTATAAATTATCCATAATGGATTTTTTTATCATCTTGTCATAACTAATGTCATTCATAAGATAATTTGTAATACCATCTTCTTTTTCCAATCCAAATATCGAATGCACAACTGGTCGTCTTAAATCTGCATCAATCAAAACAACGCGCTTACCCGATTGAGCCATTGCGATTGCCAGGTTTGCAGAAGTTGTAGACTTCCCTTCCTTTGGACCGGAGCTTGTAACAAGCATTGTGTGAACAGCTTTATCAATCTTACTAAATTGTAGATTTGTTCGCAGGGTTCTGTAAGCTTCAGAAACCGGTGATTTCGGATCAAGGTGTGTAATCAGTCTTGCTTCAATTCTCTTGCCTTCAATTGGGCCAAGTTTGCTCAATTTATGCTCAAGTTTTTCTTCCACTTTGCTCATTTCAATCTGTGGGATATTTGCAAGAACATTGTAACCCAAGGCTTCTAAATCTTCATGAGTCTTAATTGTATTATCAAAATATTCACGTAAAAATGTAATACCGATACCAAGGCCCAATCCTAACACCAATCCTAAAGCGAGGTTTAGTTTTTTCTTTGGCTTTGTAGGAAAAATTGGTTCAATGGCCTCATCTACAACGCGAACGTTTTTGCGTTGACCGGCTTCCTGGATTTTTGTTTCTTCCAGTTTTTTGGTCATCATTATATAAGTTTGTTCATCAACCAACCTTCTGCGTTCCAAACGGGCCAGTCCTAAAACTTTTACCGGAAGCGTTTCCAACTCAGAACTATATTCCGATACAACATCCTGAAGAATATTGATTTTTGCTGTATTAGATTTTATTTCTGCATCCAAAGTTATTAGAGAAGTAACAACATCCTGGGTTACCTGGTATGGATCTTTTACCAGGCTGGACGATGAGATTTTTTGGGCTTCCTCTTTTAACTGCTCTTTCAGGGCATTAATTTTATCATCATACTGGGCAACACCTCTTTGAAAAAATTGCTTGTTTACACCTTGAGCTTCCACTTCAACAGCAGTAGTATATTTTGTTTTTTCTGCAACCAGGGTGGCTAATTCTGTTTGTAAAGTGGTTATATAAGGAGTAGAAATATCAGCAATTTGAGTTTTAAATGTTTCGCGTCTGTCATCAAGCTGGCTTTCAAGCGAAGATTTCATCTCAAGATTTGCTTCAAGCAATACACGCGTTTGTTCCAGTTCTGCTTCCACCTCAGAAAGGCGGGTTACAAGTTCAGTCGTCTCTTCGTCCAGGCTGGCAACTTTTTCTTTTTCAAGATAGGCGCGCAAAGCCTCTTCTGAGTCTTTCAATTCATCCGATTTTCGACCTAACTGATCTTCAAGAAAATTTCGTAAGTCCCTTATTTCTCCCTGGTTAAATTCGCTGCTGGCTTCTTCATATTCACCAGCCAGAGTGTTTGTAACAAAAGCCGCCTCAAATGCACTTGGTGCCTGAATAGTAATTTCAATTATATCGGTATCTTTTTTGTTAATTACTTCCATTCGTTCACTGATTATCGCAACCATATCCCTCAAAGTTTTGTATTCACCTTCTTTATTGGGATGAAAAAGCGTCAGAGAGTCACGAACATTTGAAAGCTCCATTGTCTTAATAACACGTTCTGCTAAACTTCGACTTTTAATAATCTCAATCTGATTGGCAATGTGTGTATTTTGGTTACCAAAAGAATTGAAATCGAACAAAGCATTTCCCATGCCTTTATTGCTTTCAATAATTATTGTGGTAGATGATTCATAAACAGGGTTAGTAGTAAATGTGTAATAAACAGTTGCCGTAAATACAACGAGAAAAGAAAATAATATTAACCAGCGTCCGCGGTAAACAATGCGCAAATAATCTGTTAATGTAACATTTTGATTTTGTTGATCTTGAACTGGGTTTATCACCGGTGTTTCTCCTAAAAAATATTTCTTATTTTGGATTTCGGGTTAAAAAAAGAGGCTGACAATGTAAGCTTTTCGGTAAGATTTTAGATATTGTAAATTTTTTTTAGTTTTAAAGACGCTAAATTACTGTTTTTTTTGATTGTATCGTTTGTTTTCAGGAATTAATTCCATGTATATAAGATAAACGTGCTTTTTGTTTATTCAGCGAAAGCATTATATCAGGACTAGCGCATATCAACAACATTCATTTCATCACTTGCTTGCAAAACAAAAAAATCATCTTTTAAATCTTCATCGATCAGAATTTTAGAAATTTCATAAGTGCTTTTATTATCTGTTAAATCTGTAATTTCAATTCGGCGGATCAGCCATTCATCATCTTCCACCCAAATTTTCATGCTCTTTACAAAACCATGTACATTCTCGCGCGGATCGAGCTTAATTATAAAAACATCTTTGCCGTCTACTTCGGCTTCGCCCAGCAAAGTTGAATAATACTCTTTTGGATATTTGAATAACATATCACGCGGTAATAAAGCACCGGAATTTTTTCGAACATTATCAATAATAAATTGCTTAGAAATTGAATTGTAAGTCCAAACAGTTTTTCCATCAGTAGCAATCGATTGATCGTCAGACTCAAATCTGTATTTTACACCATCTTTAATATAGATTTTCCCAACAGTTTCGCTAACCGTTCCGGTTAATTTAAACGATTCGATTCTTTTAAATGTAGCCGATATATCTTCAATTTCATCATATCTTTCCTGGACATCTTCAATTATGTCTTCAACATCCTGTGCAAAAGAAAACTGCAATGCAGCAAAGATTAAAATAATATTTATAAGAAACTTCATATCTATCCTTTTTTTTGATCAGGTAATTTAAGGAGAAAAGAATTAAGAAACTTGCTCCAGAACACGTAACTCAGGATATGCTGCCAAGTTCCTGCAAAGTCATTAAAACTTCTCGTGGTTTCCCACCAATTGCAGCCCCAACAATGCCTTCTTCTTCCATCTGGTCAATTAAACGCGCTGCCCGGGAGTAGCCAATTTTTAGCCTGCGCTGCAGTAGAGAAATTGACCCCGACTGTGATTGAACAACTATTGCGCGCGCATCTTCATAAAGTGAATCGCGGTCATCACCCATGGCATCATCAAAAGAATCCCTGCGAGACTCGGTTGGTTGAGGTAAGCTGTAGTAAGGTAATTTTGGTTGTTTTTTTATGTGATTTATTATCTGCTCAACTTCTTCCGTAGCCACAAATGGATTTTGTAAACGAACAGCTTTAGCTGTACCAGTTAATTTAAAAAGTAAATCGCCATTACCTAAAAGTTGCTCTGCCCCATTTGCATCTAAAATGGTTCTGGAATCGACTTTTGTTGCAACCTGGTATGCCAATCTTGCCGGCAGGTTGGCCTTAATCAATCCGGTAATTACATCAACACTTGGCCGCTGTGTAGCAACAATCATGTGGATGCCCCCTGCTCTGGCCATTTGAGCCAAACGGGCAATCGGTAATTCCACATCCTTGGATGCAACCATCATCAAATCAGCAAGCTCATCAATCAAAACAACAATATAAGGCATTTGCTGGTGTTCAGTATTCTTATAGATT encodes:
- a CDS encoding nucleotide sugar dehydrogenase, giving the protein MELLNNIKDKKAVVGVVGLGYVGLPLLMEFVERDIKTIGFDIDDRKVVMLNDGKSYIKHIDENRVKAVRDTNLFEATTDFSRIKEVDCILIAVPTPLTKHREPDMSYIIGTAKNLAPNIRKGQLIVLESSTYPGTTEEVLKPILEESGLKADTDFWVAFSPEREDPNNPNFNTHTIPKVVGANTEYARQLAAALYNQVIVSTVPVSSSQAAEATKLLENIFRSVNIALVNEMKMIFDKMGIDVWEVINAAKTKPFGYMAFYPGPGLGGHCIPIDPFYLTWKAREYEMNTRFIELAGEVNTNMPFWVVNKVMDALNDHGKSLKGSKVLVLGAAYKKDIDDPRESPSFKLMEILLGKGADVDYNDPHVPELPNMRHYDIMKKSIDLTPENLGKYDCVLISTDHSAYEWDFIVEHSNLIVDTRNATNEVLSNRDKIVKA
- a CDS encoding UDP-glucose/GDP-mannose dehydrogenase family protein — encoded protein: MKVAVVGTGYVGLVAGTCFSDTGNEVVCVDVDKEKIDGLKKGKVPIYEPGLEEMIKRNVREERLSFTTEIEAAVKSSQIIFIAVGTPPDEDGSADLQYVLAVAKSIGQNMNGFKVVVDKSTVPVGTAEKVTAEISKYTDLDFAVVSNPEFLKEGAAIADFMKPDRVVIGTSNEEAAEIMRNLYSPFVRTGKPIIVMDEKSAELTKYAANALLATKISFINEIANLCDTVGANVEMVRKGIGSDVRIGPYFIFPGTGYGGSCFPKDVKALIKTAGENGIDLNILKSVEEVNASQKTIMFNKIKEYFNGDLKGKKFAMWGLAFKPKTDDMREAPATEMIKALNEAGATVHAHDPEAMNEANRVYEDRLGKGVELFKKRYDALDGTDALIIMTEWNEFREPDFFLIKETLSSAAIFDGRNIYDPKRMKKYGIDYFSIGRPEKNN
- a CDS encoding polysaccharide biosynthesis tyrosine autokinase; its protein translation is MINPVQDQQNQNVTLTDYLRIVYRGRWLILFSFLVVFTATVYYTFTTNPVYESSTTIIIESNKGMGNALFDFNSFGNQNTHIANQIEIIKSRSLAERVIKTMELSNVRDSLTLFHPNKEGEYKTLRDMVAIISERMEVINKKDTDIIEITIQAPSAFEAAFVTNTLAGEYEEASSEFNQGEIRDLRNFLEDQLGRKSDELKDSEEALRAYLEKEKVASLDEETTELVTRLSEVEAELEQTRVLLEANLEMKSSLESQLDDRRETFKTQIADISTPYITTLQTELATLVAEKTKYTTAVEVEAQGVNKQFFQRGVAQYDDKINALKEQLKEEAQKISSSSLVKDPYQVTQDVVTSLITLDAEIKSNTAKINILQDVVSEYSSELETLPVKVLGLARLERRRLVDEQTYIMMTKKLEETKIQEAGQRKNVRVVDEAIEPIFPTKPKKKLNLALGLVLGLGLGIGITFLREYFDNTIKTHEDLEALGYNVLANIPQIEMSKVEEKLEHKLSKLGPIEGKRIEARLITHLDPKSPVSEAYRTLRTNLQFSKIDKAVHTMLVTSSGPKEGKSTTSANLAIAMAQSGKRVVLIDADLRRPVVHSIFGLEKEDGITNYLMNDISYDKMIKKSIMDNLYIIPSGVLPPNPSELISSKNMEDLIERLKGDFDLVVFDTPPIIAVTDAAILSTKVDGTLLVVKSGQTNYDAVVRAKSLMENVDARILGALLNGVEVGGMYGTYYYYYYHNYYSRPGKKGRKRAY
- a CDS encoding outer membrane lipoprotein carrier protein LolA yields the protein MKFLINIILIFAALQFSFAQDVEDIIEDVQERYDEIEDISATFKRIESFKLTGTVSETVGKIYIKDGVKYRFESDDQSIATDGKTVWTYNSISKQFIIDNVRKNSGALLPRDMLFKYPKEYYSTLLGEAEVDGKDVFIIKLDPRENVHGFVKSMKIWVEDDEWLIRRIEITDLTDNKSTYEISKILIDEDLKDDFFVLQASDEMNVVDMR